From the Osmerus eperlanus chromosome 21, fOsmEpe2.1, whole genome shotgun sequence genome, one window contains:
- the gja1a gene encoding gap junction alpha-1 protein → MGDWSLLGKLLDKVQAYSTAGGKVWLTVLFIFRILVLGTAVESAWGDEQSAFTCNTLQPGCQNVCYDKSFPISHMRFWVMQIIFVSTPTLLYLCHVFYLMHKEEKLSMKEARLRLLQAQGREVDAALRKIKMKKVKHGLEEHGKFKIRGALLQTYVVSIVFKSGFEVLFLVVQWYIYGFSLDTVYECERFPCPHKIDCFLSRPTEKTVFIVFMLVVSLISLALNVIELFYIFFKRIKDRMKGPDDDFQVKSDLRPSTQDMSYIYCNGCPPSAPMSNLGYNLDTAEKTNSCNNYHKQASEQNWTNYSTEQNQLGHKGQSNCHGQSFDLPDKASMGKELHLLKQIEARPSSRASSRARPDDLDI, encoded by the coding sequence ATGGGGGACTGGAGTCTTCTGGGGAAACTCCTGGACAAGGTGCAGGCGTACTCCACGGCGGGGGGCAAAGTCTGGCTCACAGTCCTCTTCATCTTCCGGATCCTGGTGCTCGGCACGGCCGTGGAGTCGGCCTGGGGCGACGAGCAGTCGGCCTTCACCTGCAACACCCTGCAGCCGGGCTGTCAGAACGTGTGCTACGACAagtccttccccatctctcacaTGCGCTTCTGGGTGATGCAGATCATCTTCGTGTCCACGCCCACGCTGCTGTACCTCTGCCACGTGTTCTACCTGATGCACAAGGAGGAGAAGCTGAGCATGAAGGAGGCCCGTCTGAGGCTGCTGCAGGcgcagggcagggaggtggaCGCCGCCCTCAGGAAGATCAAGATGAAGAAGGTGAAGCACGGTCTGGAGGAGCACGGCAAGTTCAAGATCAGGGGAGCCCTCCTCCAGACCTACGTGGTCAGCATCGTGTTCAAGTCCGGGTTCGAGGTCCTCTTCCTGGTCGTCCAGTGGTACATCTACGGCTTCAGCCTGGACACCGTCTACGAGTGCGAGCGCTTCCCCTGCCCGCACAAGATCGACTGCTTCCTCTCCCGCCCCACGGAGAAGACGGTCTTCATCGTGTTCATGCTGGTGGTGTCCCTGATCTCTCTGGCCCTCAACGTCATCGAGCTGTTTTACATCTTTTTCAAACGGATTAAAGACAGGATGAAGGGTCCGGATGACGACTTCCAAGTGAAGAGTGACCTGAGGCCGAGCACCCAGGACATGTCCTACATCTACTGCAACGGCTGCCCGCCATCAGCGCCCATGTCCAACCTGGGCTACAACTTGGACACGGCCGAGAAGACCAACTCTTGCAACAACTACCACAAGCAGGCAAGCGAGCAGAACTGGACTAACTATAGCACGGAACAAAACCAGTTGGGGCACAAAGGCCAGAGTAATTGCCACGGACAGAGCTTTGATCTGCCGGACAAGGCTAGCATGGGGAAAGAGCTGCACCTTCTGAAACAGATCGAGGCCAGGCCTAGCAGCCGGGCTAGCAGCCGGGCCCGGCCGGATGACCTGGACATCTGA